The Miltoncostaea marina DNA window CGTTCCTGACCGAGCTGCGCATCCCATCCTCCGGCGGTCGACGACGCCGCGGACTCTACGACCTGGCCGTCGGGCGGGCCGCGGGGGTGTGGGATACTCCGTCGCCCCGCAGGATCCCGGAGGAGCGCAGAGAGGTGGACCGTCCCATCCGCGTCGTGATCGCCAAGCCCGGCCTCGACGGCCACGACCGCGGGGCGAAGATCATCGCGCGCAGCCTCCGCGACGCGGGCATGGAGGTCATCTACACGGGCCTGCACCAGACGCCCGAGCAGATCGCCGCCACCGTGGTGCAGGAGGACGCCGACGCCGTCGGCCTGTCGATCCTGTCGGGCGCCCACATGACGCTGGTGCCGCGGGTGCTCGACCTGCTGCGCTCCGAGGGCGCGGGCGACGTGGTCGTGATGGTCGGCGGCACCATCCCGCGCGACGACATCGAGCCGCTGCGCGAGATGGGCGTGGGCGCCGTCTACACGCCCGGCGCCCCGGTCGGCGAGATGGTCGAGTTCATCGAGCGCTCCGTGCCGGGGGCCCGCGCCGGCGCCTGAGCGCCCCGCGGCGCCCGGGTGTCGTCCGTCCCCGGCGCACCGCCGCGCGGTCCGGCGCTTTCCGACCCGTTAGGGTACGCCGGATCACACTCTCGATCTGCTGGGGGGCTTGATGAAGATCGCGGTCTGCGTGAAGGAGGTTCCGGACGCCGGACCCTCGCGCCGGATCGACCCGGGCACCATGCGGATGGACCGCTCAGGTGACCGGTCGCTGAACGCCTACGACCTCAACGCGGTCGAGGAGGCCATCCGCCTCCGCGACGCGGCGGGCGGGGGCGAGGTCGTCCTCGTCTCCGTGGGGCAGAGCAAGGCGCTGGAGTCGATGCGCAAGGGGCTCGCGATGGGCGCGGACCGGGCCGTGCTGGTCACGGACGACGCGGCCGCCGGGTCGGACCTCGTGGCCACGAGCCGCGTCCTGGCCGAGGCCGTGAAGGCCGAGTCGCCCGACCTCGTGCTCTTCGGCCAGCAGGCGACCGACGGCGACGGCGCGGTCATGTGGGCCGCGGTGGCCGACCGCCTGCGGATGCCGGTCGTCTCCCAGATCTCGGAGCTCGAGGTCGCCGACGGGACGGCCACCGCGAAGCGGCAGACGGAGTTCGGCTACGACACCATCCGGACGCCGCTGCCGGCCGTCCTGGCGGTCGCCGACTCGCTCAACGAGCCGCGCTACCCCTCGCTCAAGGGGATCATGGGCGCCAAGAAGAAGCCGCAGGAGACGAAGGGCCTGGCCGACGTGGGCGTCGACCCGGGCCAGGCCGGCGAGGCGGGCTCGCGCACGAAGGTGCTCGGCCTGAGCGAGCCGCCGTCCCGCGGGGACACGGTCAAGATCGAGGACGAGGGCGACGCCGCCCAGAAGATCCTCGACTTCCTCGTCGAAAGGAAGCTGGTTTGAGCACCCTCGTCTTCCTGGAGCACCACGGCTCGGCGATCCAGAAGGGCTCGCTCGGCGTGCTCTCCAAGGCCGCGCAGATCGACCCCGACACCTCCGCCGTGGTGATCGGCTCGGGCGTCGCCGGGCTGGCGGCCGACGCCGGCCGGTACGGCGCCACCACCCTGTACGTGGCCGACGACGCCGCGCTGGAGGCGCCGCTGCCCCAGCCGCGCGTGGACGTGATCGCGCGCCTGGTGCAGGAGAAGGGCTTCGACACCGTGCTCTTCGCCGCGTCGGTGCTGGCCGCGGACGTCGCGGGCGCCCTGTCAGCGCGTCTCGAGGCCGGCCTCAACTGGGACCTCAGCGACATCGAGTCGCGCGACGGCGAGCTGGTCGGCAAGCGCTCGGCGCTCGGCGACACCGTGCGCGCGGACGTCGGCTGGACCTCCACGCCGCGGCTG harbors:
- a CDS encoding cobalamin B12-binding domain-containing protein; this translates as MDRPIRVVIAKPGLDGHDRGAKIIARSLRDAGMEVIYTGLHQTPEQIAATVVQEDADAVGLSILSGAHMTLVPRVLDLLRSEGAGDVVVMVGGTIPRDDIEPLREMGVGAVYTPGAPVGEMVEFIERSVPGARAGA
- a CDS encoding electron transfer flavoprotein subunit beta/FixA family protein, whose translation is MKIAVCVKEVPDAGPSRRIDPGTMRMDRSGDRSLNAYDLNAVEEAIRLRDAAGGGEVVLVSVGQSKALESMRKGLAMGADRAVLVTDDAAAGSDLVATSRVLAEAVKAESPDLVLFGQQATDGDGAVMWAAVADRLRMPVVSQISELEVADGTATAKRQTEFGYDTIRTPLPAVLAVADSLNEPRYPSLKGIMGAKKKPQETKGLADVGVDPGQAGEAGSRTKVLGLSEPPSRGDTVKIEDEGDAAQKILDFLVERKLV